The following coding sequences are from one Candidatus Zixiibacteriota bacterium window:
- a CDS encoding bifunctional riboflavin kinase/FAD synthetase, translated as MEVIRHLDKLPFPRSVVTMGNFDGIHLGHQALLRNAVADARKSGCPAVVLTFEPHPLKVLAPHRAPKLLLTHKDKMRLLQSFGVDAVVIQNFDVEFSRIEAETFAADFLAGRLKVQKLWVGRDLRFGRGRRGRVDDLIRWGERLGFEVGVVEPIMWKGSRISSSRIRRLIEEGEVEEAKEMLGRYHFISGRVVGGNRRGRDLGFPTANVASRTEVLPADGVYATLIRVEEREWPSVTSIGTNPTFGAGPRTVECFIFDFDRDIYEEPVTLSFVKRIREERKFDNVEDLIRQMETDVERARAILNCIAAGD; from the coding sequence ATGGAGGTCATCCGTCACCTCGATAAGTTGCCGTTTCCCCGGTCGGTGGTGACCATGGGAAATTTCGACGGGATCCATCTGGGTCATCAGGCGCTGTTGCGGAATGCAGTGGCGGACGCCCGCAAGAGCGGCTGCCCGGCGGTGGTGCTGACTTTCGAGCCGCACCCGCTCAAGGTGCTGGCGCCCCACCGGGCGCCGAAACTCCTGCTCACGCACAAGGACAAGATGCGGCTGTTGCAGTCCTTCGGCGTTGACGCCGTCGTCATACAGAATTTCGACGTGGAGTTCTCGAGGATCGAGGCCGAGACCTTTGCGGCGGATTTCCTGGCCGGGCGACTGAAGGTTCAGAAGCTCTGGGTGGGACGGGACCTGAGATTCGGGCGGGGACGGAGGGGACGGGTTGATGACCTGATCCGCTGGGGGGAGCGCCTCGGTTTCGAGGTCGGAGTGGTCGAGCCCATCATGTGGAAGGGAAGCCGCATCAGCAGCTCGCGTATCCGGCGCCTGATCGAGGAAGGGGAAGTCGAAGAAGCGAAAGAAATGCTCGGCCGCTATCATTTCATCTCGGGAAGGGTGGTGGGGGGCAACCGCCGCGGCAGGGACCTGGGCTTTCCCACCGCCAACGTGGCGAGCCGTACGGAAGTGCTCCCGGCGGACGGAGTCTACGCCACCTTGATCCGGGTAGAGGAGCGGGAATGGCCAAGCGTGACCAGTATCGGCACGAACCCGACCTTCGGAGCCGGTCCGAGGACAGTGGAATGCTTTATCTTCGATTTCGACCGGGACATCTACGAAGAACCCGTAACGCTCTCGTTCGTCAAGCGTATCAGGGAAGAAAGGAAGTTTGACAACGTCGAAGACCTCATCCGCCAGATGGAAACGGACGTCGAACGCGCGCGGGCAATCCTCAATTGCATCGCGGCAGGCGATTGA
- the pal gene encoding peptidoglycan-associated lipoprotein Pal: MGQKGGSESTLGSGSSLESLQQGKSAATSGPLKDIFFDFDRYDLRADARDTLKANAEWLKRNQGARVEIEGHCDDRGTNEYNLALGAKRAQSAKDYLVSLGIAANRLSTISYGEEIPVCREQSEDCRQRNRRARFVIITARPAS, from the coding sequence ATGGGCCAAAAAGGCGGCAGCGAGTCCACGCTCGGCTCCGGTTCGAGCCTGGAAAGCCTCCAGCAGGGGAAATCGGCCGCTACGAGCGGACCTCTCAAGGACATCTTCTTCGATTTCGACCGGTACGACCTTCGGGCCGATGCACGCGACACGCTCAAGGCCAATGCGGAATGGCTGAAGCGCAACCAGGGGGCGCGGGTAGAGATCGAAGGGCACTGCGACGATCGGGGCACCAACGAGTACAACCTGGCGCTCGGCGCCAAGCGCGCCCAGTCGGCAAAGGACTACCTGGTGAGCCTGGGCATTGCGGCCAACCGGCTGTCGACGATCAGCTATGGGGAAGAGATCCCGGTATGCCGGGAGCAGAGCGAGGACTGCCGCCAGAGGAACCGCCGGGCGCGATTCGTGATCATCACCGCGCGGCCGGCATCATGA
- the ybgF gene encoding tol-pal system protein YbgF translates to MPQQIELVEREQRRLRADMSSLRSDLESVRASLADTRATLQETQRETRAVRERVEEMQQQVGRQLGRSTREGDQRLKQLEARLAKLDEELKAQAALLKSREEEIKRLQEAVQAGQGGRSDAGAPGAVGDGLAETEAVKQDYDAAWRLMERKDYRAAIARFKEFLKKHPKSKLAANAQYWIGEGYYALREFDQAILEFDAVRRLYPQGDKAPAALLKQGFAFAELGEKVNARLILQEVIEKYPQAPEAARAKQRLKSLES, encoded by the coding sequence ATGCCTCAACAAATCGAGCTGGTCGAGAGAGAGCAACGGCGCCTGCGGGCCGATATGAGCAGCCTCAGGAGCGACCTCGAATCGGTCCGCGCGAGCCTGGCCGACACGCGCGCCACGCTCCAGGAGACGCAACGCGAAACGAGGGCGGTCCGCGAGCGAGTGGAGGAAATGCAACAGCAGGTCGGTCGGCAGCTCGGCAGGTCCACTCGAGAAGGGGATCAGCGGTTGAAGCAGCTCGAAGCCCGGCTGGCGAAGCTGGATGAAGAGCTGAAGGCGCAGGCAGCGCTCCTCAAGAGTCGCGAAGAGGAGATCAAGCGGCTCCAGGAGGCGGTACAGGCGGGGCAGGGAGGGCGCTCGGACGCGGGCGCACCCGGGGCCGTGGGGGATGGCCTCGCCGAGACGGAGGCGGTCAAGCAAGACTACGACGCCGCCTGGCGCCTGATGGAGCGTAAGGACTACCGGGCCGCCATCGCGCGGTTCAAGGAGTTTCTCAAAAAGCACCCGAAGAGCAAGCTGGCTGCAAACGCCCAATACTGGATCGGCGAGGGATACTACGCGCTTCGCGAATTTGATCAGGCGATCCTGGAATTCGACGCGGTTCGCCGGCTCTACCCGCAGGGAGACAAGGCGCCGGCGGCACTCCTGAAACAGGGGTTCGCATTCGCCGAGCTGGGAGAGAAGGTCAACGCGCGGTTGATCCTTCAGGAGGTCATCGAAAAATACCCCCAAGCTCCCGAGGCGGCACGGGCAAAGCAACGACTGAAATCTCTGGAGTCGTGA
- a CDS encoding RluA family pseudouridine synthase, whose amino-acid sequence MEAAAAGVRLDVFVARRLAQVAGDEAISRAAAQKLIAAGLVTVNGARAKPATRLKLHDVVEIRRPAARPAPAIEPEAIELDVLFEDEDCIVVNKPAGMLVHPAGGQRRGTLVNALLHHCPDLQGIGGERRPGIVHRLDKDTSGVIVVAKNDLAYTRLARQFKSRRVAKEYLGLVWGRMGSASGVIDRPIGRHRSDRKRMSSLHALARKREAVTEWTVEREFAVARGRRGDVWVTLLRLRPRTGRTHQLRVHLSDWGHAIVGDPVYGGRRREATGIAVLDSFPRQALHAERLGFEHPRTGQAVEFHAPVPEDMAELLRALEDRASGQVDGTASKGLTRTAF is encoded by the coding sequence GTGGAAGCCGCCGCGGCGGGGGTGCGTCTGGACGTTTTCGTTGCACGCCGGTTGGCGCAGGTCGCAGGGGACGAGGCAATCAGCCGGGCAGCGGCGCAGAAACTGATAGCGGCGGGGCTGGTGACGGTCAACGGGGCGCGGGCCAAGCCGGCAACGCGTTTGAAGCTTCATGACGTCGTGGAGATCCGCCGACCCGCAGCCCGCCCGGCGCCGGCCATCGAACCGGAGGCCATCGAGCTCGACGTTCTCTTCGAAGACGAGGATTGCATCGTGGTAAACAAGCCCGCGGGAATGCTGGTTCATCCTGCCGGGGGGCAGCGGCGAGGAACGCTGGTCAACGCGCTCCTCCACCACTGTCCCGACCTCCAGGGAATCGGCGGGGAGCGGCGGCCGGGGATCGTTCACCGGCTGGACAAGGATACGTCGGGGGTCATCGTGGTCGCGAAAAACGATCTCGCCTACACGCGCCTGGCGCGTCAGTTCAAAAGCCGCCGGGTCGCCAAGGAGTACCTCGGGCTGGTGTGGGGAAGAATGGGCTCGGCGAGCGGGGTGATCGACCGGCCCATCGGGCGGCATCGCTCGGACCGAAAGCGGATGTCGAGCCTCCACGCGCTCGCCCGCAAGCGGGAGGCGGTGACGGAATGGACGGTCGAGAGGGAGTTTGCCGTGGCCCGCGGACGAAGGGGCGACGTGTGGGTTACGCTGTTGCGCCTCAGGCCGCGAACCGGCCGCACGCACCAGCTTCGCGTGCATCTGTCCGATTGGGGCCACGCGATCGTCGGCGATCCCGTATACGGGGGCAGGCGCCGCGAGGCTACCGGAATCGCGGTCCTGGACTCGTTTCCCCGCCAGGCGCTGCATGCCGAGCGTCTTGGCTTCGAACATCCGCGGACCGGCCAGGCTGTAGAGTTCCACGCTCCCGTTCCCGAGGACATGGCCGAGCTTCTAAGAGCGCTTGAAGATCGGGCCTCCGGGCAGGTCGATGGCACGGCGTCCAAGGGGTTGACAAGAACGGCATTTTGA